A single Musa acuminata AAA Group cultivar baxijiao chromosome BXJ2-1, Cavendish_Baxijiao_AAA, whole genome shotgun sequence DNA region contains:
- the LOC135598668 gene encoding transcription initiation factor IIA subunit 2 — MATFELYRRSSIGMCLTETLDEMVSTGTLSPELAYQVLVQFDKSMTEALETQVKSKVSVKGHLHTYRFCDNVWTFILQDAVFKSEDRLEQVKRVKIVACDSKLLTQ, encoded by the exons ATGGCCACATTTGAGTTGTACCGAAGGTCCTCCATTGGCATGTGCTTGACGGAAACCTTAGATGAGATGGTATCTACTGGAACTTTGAGCCCAGAGCTAGCTTATCAAGTGCTTGTGCAGTTTGATAAG TCTATGACAGAGGCCTTGGAGACCCAAGTGAAGAGCAAGGTTTCTGTCAAG GGTCATCTGCACACCTACAGGTTTTGTGACAATGTGTGGACATTCATCTTgcaagatgcagttttcaaaagtGAGGACCGCCTGGAACAAGTGAAGAGAGTGAAGATTGTTGCTTGTGACTCCAAGTTGCTTACACAGTGA